The Dongia rigui genome includes the window GCCAAGGCCGCCGCGTCCCACCCGGCGGCGGGGAACGTCGCTGAGCTTCAACCGGAGAGAGCCATCGCGTGAGTGCCACCCCCCTCGCCCCGATCGCCGCACCCATTCACCTGCAATTCGAAGACAACAGGCTGCTGCCGCAGCTCTTTGGACAACACGACCAGAACCTTGCCCGCATCGAGCAGGAACTGGGCGTATCCATGGTCCCGCGCGGCAACCAGCTGGCGATATCCGGCCCGACCGATGCCGTCGCCACGGCAAAGCAGGTCGTCACCGGCCTCTACCAGCGTTTGAAACGCGGGCTGGAGGTCGATGCCGGCGAGGTCGATGCGGCCTTGCGGATGACCCGCGAGGATGACCGGCTGGAGCCCAATCTGTTCGAGGGCGGCAACGGCAAGGACGGCATGGCGATCCGCACGGCGCGGCGCCACATCACGCCGCGCTCGGCGATGCAGGCCAAATACATGCGCATGCTGCATGAGCATGAGTTGGTCTTCGGGCTTGGGCCGGCCGGTACCGGCAAGACATACCTCGCCGTCGCCGTCGCGGTGGCGATGCTGACCAAGGGGGCGGTCGATCGCATCATCCTGTCGCGCCCCGCGGTCGAAGCGGGCGAGAAGCTGGGCTTCTTGCCCGGCGACATGCGCGAGAAGGTCGATCCCTATCTCCGCCCGCTCTATGACGCCTTGAACGACATGCTGCCGGGCGACCAGGTCGTCAAGCGCATGACCTCGGGTGAAATCGAGGTGGCGCCACTTGCCTTCATGCGCGGTCGTACGCTCGCCCATTCCTTCGTAATTCTCGACGAGGCGCAGAACACGACGCCGATGCAGATGAAGATGTTTCTGACGCGTCTCGGCCAAGGCTCGCGCATGGCGATCACCGGCGATCTCAGCCAGATCGATCTCCCCAGCGGCACCAAATCCGGCCTCAAGGACGCGCTGGAAGCGGTCGAGGGCATTGACGGCCTCAGCGTCGCGCGTTTCTCGGAAGTGGACGTCGTGCGCCACCCGCTGGTTGCCCGCATCGTCGGCGCCTATGACGCCCGCGACCGGAAAGCGGCCGGCAAAGGGTGACCAGCGCCGCCCCTTCGCTGAAGATCGGCATCGTCGTCGCGGACAAGGCCTGGGAAAAGGCCCTGCCCGATGCCGCCAAGATCGCCCGCAAGGTAACGAGACGGGCGATCTTGGGCGCCCTCGCAGCGCGTGCATTGCCACGCAAGCGCTTGAAGGAAGCGGGAAAATTTGTTCTCGACATCACCCTTGATAACGACCGGGGCGTGCGCCATCTCAACCGCGACTATCGGGGCAAGGACAAGCCGACCAATGTTCTTTCCTTCGCGGCGCTCGATGCCGGGCTGCCGCCAAAGGGCGTTCCGCCGAGCTATCCCTGGGCCCTGGGCGACGTCGTCCTTGCCCTCGGCACGGTCAAGCGCGAAGCCAAGGAACAGGGGAAAGACTTGTCCCAGCACTATTGCCACCTGGTCGTCCATGGTGTGCTACATTTGCTGGGCTTCGATCACGAAAACGATCGCGAGGCCCGCGCCATGGAGAAACTGGAACGGGACATCCTGGCCGGCCTTGGCTGGCCCGATCCATATCACCTGAAATGAGTTTGAGAAGGTCATGAGCGACATACCATCTAGAAGCGGCGCGGCTGAAGACAACGGCAAGCCGCGCCTCGGCTTCAAGGGCCTGATGCGGCTCTTCCGCAAGAAGGCATCCAGCGAAAACGCCCTGCGCGACGCCATCGAGGAATTGATCGAGGAATCGGAATCCGGCGATGATGGCGAAGCGCCGCTCGATTCCAATGAATCGTCGCTGCTGCTCAACGTCCTCAAACTCGGTGACCTTACGGCCTATGACGTCATGGTGCCGCGCGCCGACATCAAGGCGGCACCCGAGGATATCGACCTTAAAGGCATCATCCAGATGGTGCGCGAATTCGGCCATTCGCGCCTGCCGATCTACCGCGAGGATCTCGACGATATCGTCGGCATCGTCCACGCCAAGGACGTGCTGACCTTTTTTCCGGACCCTGAGAAGTTCCAGCTGAAGAAGATCCTGCGCGAGCCGATGTTCATCTCGCCCTCGATCCCCGTGCTCGATCTGCTGCTGCAGATGCGCCACAGCCGCGCCCATATGGCGCTGGTGGTGGACGAATATGGCGGCATCGACGGCCTCGTCACCATCGAGGATCTGGTCGAGGAGATCATCGGCGAGATCGAGGACGAGCATGACGTGGTCAAGGGCCCGCATCTGGTCAGCCGCCCCGATGGCACCTTGCTGGCCGATGCCCGCACCACGATCGAGACCTTCGAAGACAAAGTCGGCCCCGTGCTGACCGAGGAAGAGCGCGAGGCGGATATCGATACGCTGGGCGGCCTGGTGATGTCGCTGACCGACCGCGTGCCCCTGCGCGGCGAATTGGTGACGCATGCCTCCGGCATCACCTTCGAAGTGCTGGATGCCGATCCCCGGCGCATCAAGCGTCTGCGCGTGCGCAATGTTCCCGACACCACGAAAGCGCCCGAAGCGGCCGCAAAGGACTAATCCACCATGCAGATGATGGCGCGGCTGAACGCCTGGGTCGGCGGGCTTGAGGGTTGGCGTCGGCGTGGCTTTGCTTCCATCATCGGCGCCCTCTCGGGCCTCGCCTTCGCGCCGGTGCAATTCGCGCCGGCCATGCTGGTGTCGCTGATCTGCCTCTATTGGCTGATCCAGGCGGCACCGACGCGGCGCCGGGCCTTCAACGTCGCGTGGTTCTGGGGCTTCGGCCATTTCATGGCCGGCAATCTGTGGATCGCCAATTCCTTCATGATCGATGCGGCCCGCTTCGGCTGGATGATGCCGCCGGTCATTTCCGGCCTTGCTGCCTTCCTCGCCCTCTATGCCGCCCTGACCGGGCTGGTCGTGTGGCGCCGCGGGGACCTGTCGCCCGGCCGCATCGTGGCCTTTGCCGCCATCTGGACCATCGGCGAATGGCTGCGCAGTCATGTGCTCACCGGCTATGCCTGGAACCTCACCGCTTATGTCTGGGATTGGAGCCCGGCCATGATGCAATCGGCGGCGCTGTGGGGCAGCTGGGGCCTGGGGTTGGTCACCACCGCCATTTTCACTTTGCCTGCGTCTCTTGCTGCAACTGAAAAGAAGCGCGCCTGCCGCGCGTGCATCGGCGCCCTCGTCGGACTCGTCATCCTGTTTGCCGGCGGCCAGTGGCGCTTGTCGGGCGACACCGGGGAACATGTGCCCGGCATCAAGCTGCGCATCGTGCAGGCCAATGTCAGCCAGAAGGAAAAGCTCGATGGCGGTTTTCGCGAACAGCATTTCCTCAAACATCTGGAACTCACACGCGACACACCGGGGCTTGATAAAATCACCCATGTCATCTGGCCGGAATCATCAATTCCCTTCCTGATCGACCGCGAACCGGCCCTGCGTCAGATGACCGCAGCCATTGTGCCGCCGAACGGGGCGCTGCTCGCCGGCACCATCCGCGGCGAACCGTCGAGCGGCGAATTGGAACAGGTCTGGAATTCGCTGGTCGTCCTCGACGCCACTGGCAGCATTCGCGCGACGGCAGACAAATCGCATCTGGTGCCGCTCGGCGAATATGTTCCGATGCGCAAGCTGTTCCCCTTCATCAGCAAGCTGACACCGGGTGCCATGGACTTTTCCGCAGCACCTGGCCCTGTGACAATTCCGATACCGGGCGCACCCGATGTCGGCCCATCGATTTGCTACGAAGTGATTTTCCCCGGTGCGGTTGTAGACGAGACCAAGCGGCCGGCGTGGCTCGTCAACATCACCAATGACGGCTGGTTCGGCAATTCGACAGGTCCCTATCAGCATTTCGCCTCGGCGCGGTATCGCGCCGTGGAGGAAGGCATTCCTCTGGTTCGTGCTGCAAATACAGGTATATCTGGCGTTGTCGATGCCTATGGACGCATCGAGACACAGTCGCGCCTCGGTGAAACCGCTGTCATCGACGCAGATCTGCCGCTGGCGCTGGCGCCGACTTATTTCGCGCGTTTCGGTTTGGTAATCCCGGTATTACTTGCACTCATTGGACTCATTCCTATGGTCCGGTGGCGCCGATCTGCGTAAGATGAACCACTTCTTCGCCCGTGGGTTGAGCGGCAGAAATGCCTGCGCGTAAAGGACCGGACGAAGCAATTGACCCGCCTTGTTTGGTATGACAAGACAAAACCGTCAGCATGACGGTAGAAAATGCGAAACGCCGGGACAACGGCCGCGGCATACATTTGCCCGGTGGCGAATTGCAAATCGCGAAACAAGCTGCGGCGATGTAAATCTGGTCTCGCCAGAATGATCGACATCGCTGGTTCGAGGAGAATGAGAGAAAATGGCTAAATCGACCAAGCAAGGGAGCGCCCCGAAGGGACGCAAATCGTCCGGCCGCATGGCCAGCAAGGGCTTCCCCAATCCGATCGACGTGCATGTGGGTCAGCGCATCCGCCTGCGCCGCACGTTGCTCGGCATGAGCCAGGAGAAGCTTGGCGAGGCCATCGGCCTTACCTTCCAGCAGGTTCAAAAATACGAGCGTGGCGCCAATCGCGTTGGCTCCTCGCGCCTCTTCGATCTCGGCCGTGTGCTCGATGTGCCGATTTCCTATTTCTTCGAAGACATGCCGAATGCGGTCCAGGAGAAGAGCCCCTCCAAGTTGATGGGCGTCGCCACGCCGGCGCCGGTCGATTACGAGCCCGATCCCATGGCCAAGCGCGAAACGCTGGAACTGGTCCGCGCCTACTACAAGATTCCCCAGGCCTCGGTCAGGAAGCGCATCTTCGAACTGACCAAGTCGCTGGCCAAGAGCTCGACCTCGGATGAAGACTGAAGTCTGGCGCAAGCGATAGACCGAATAAGGGCGTCCACCGCCTCTCGGAAGACCGGAAAAGGCCCGTTTTGGGCCTTTTCACACTTTGGTAAGCAATAAAACCCGCTTGACCGGGGAATCCCGCTCAACCATGATCCCGGCCGCACCGCGGCCGGGTTTTTTGCTGTCCGACTCAGGGGTTTATCCCCGGGGATAAACCCCTCGAACGCCCCCTCCCGCAGCACGTGAACTTGTCGAACCTTTCATCTTTGCGGGAAATAGCCTCGTGTCGAAATCCTCCTATCTTTTCACCAGCGAAAGTGTGTCCGAAGGCCATCCGGACAAAGTCTGTGATCGCATCTCGGACAGCATCGTCGACCTCTATCTGGCAGCCCAGCCCGACGCCCGCGTCGCCTGCGAAACGCTGGCCACGACCAACAAGGTCGTCCTTGCCGGCGAGGTACGTGGGCCCGCCTCGATCACCCATGAGAAGCTGGTCGAAACCGCCCGCCGCGCCATCAAGGAAATCGGCTACGAGCAGGAAGGTTTCCACTGGAAGAACGCCGACATCGAATGCTACGTGCACTCGCAATCGGCCGACATCGCCCAGGGTGTCGATGCCGCGGGCAACAAGGATGAAGGCGCCGGCGATCAGGGCATCATGTTCGGTTACGCCTGCAAGGAAACGCCGGAGCTGATGCCGGCGCCGCTGCAATATTCGCATCAGATCCTGAAGTTCATGGCGGACGATCGCCACAGCGGCAAGGTCAAGGGCTTTGGCCCCGACGCCAAGAGCCAGGTGACCCTGCAATACGAGAACGGCAAGCCGGTGAAGGCGACGTCGGTCGTCGTTTCAACCCAGCATGCCGAGAACCTGGACCAGAAACAGGTGCGCGAATTGGTGCGCCCCTATGTCGAGAAGGTCCTGCCCAAGGGCTGGTTCCCGAAGGAAGACGAGTTCTACGTCAACCCGACCGGCAA containing:
- the lnt gene encoding apolipoprotein N-acyltransferase, which produces MQMMARLNAWVGGLEGWRRRGFASIIGALSGLAFAPVQFAPAMLVSLICLYWLIQAAPTRRRAFNVAWFWGFGHFMAGNLWIANSFMIDAARFGWMMPPVISGLAAFLALYAALTGLVVWRRGDLSPGRIVAFAAIWTIGEWLRSHVLTGYAWNLTAYVWDWSPAMMQSAALWGSWGLGLVTTAIFTLPASLAATEKKRACRACIGALVGLVILFAGGQWRLSGDTGEHVPGIKLRIVQANVSQKEKLDGGFREQHFLKHLELTRDTPGLDKITHVIWPESSIPFLIDREPALRQMTAAIVPPNGALLAGTIRGEPSSGELEQVWNSLVVLDATGSIRATADKSHLVPLGEYVPMRKLFPFISKLTPGAMDFSAAPGPVTIPIPGAPDVGPSICYEVIFPGAVVDETKRPAWLVNITNDGWFGNSTGPYQHFASARYRAVEEGIPLVRAANTGISGVVDAYGRIETQSRLGETAVIDADLPLALAPTYFARFGLVIPVLLALIGLIPMVRWRRSA
- a CDS encoding hemolysin family protein; its protein translation is MSDIPSRSGAAEDNGKPRLGFKGLMRLFRKKASSENALRDAIEELIEESESGDDGEAPLDSNESSLLLNVLKLGDLTAYDVMVPRADIKAAPEDIDLKGIIQMVREFGHSRLPIYREDLDDIVGIVHAKDVLTFFPDPEKFQLKKILREPMFISPSIPVLDLLLQMRHSRAHMALVVDEYGGIDGLVTIEDLVEEIIGEIEDEHDVVKGPHLVSRPDGTLLADARTTIETFEDKVGPVLTEEEREADIDTLGGLVMSLTDRVPLRGELVTHASGITFEVLDADPRRIKRLRVRNVPDTTKAPEAAAKD
- the metK gene encoding methionine adenosyltransferase; amino-acid sequence: MSKSSYLFTSESVSEGHPDKVCDRISDSIVDLYLAAQPDARVACETLATTNKVVLAGEVRGPASITHEKLVETARRAIKEIGYEQEGFHWKNADIECYVHSQSADIAQGVDAAGNKDEGAGDQGIMFGYACKETPELMPAPLQYSHQILKFMADDRHSGKVKGFGPDAKSQVTLQYENGKPVKATSVVVSTQHAENLDQKQVRELVRPYVEKVLPKGWFPKEDEFYVNPTGKFVIGGPDGDAGLTGRKIIVDTYGGASPHGGGAFSGKDPTKVDRSAAYAARYLAKNVVAAGYAEKCVIQVAYAIGVSKPLSVYVNTYGTGNVDEEKLVRAIGEVMDLSPRGIRQHLGLNKPIYTRTSSYGHFGREPDADGGFSWEKLDLVAKLQAAMA
- a CDS encoding helix-turn-helix domain-containing protein; translation: MAKSTKQGSAPKGRKSSGRMASKGFPNPIDVHVGQRIRLRRTLLGMSQEKLGEAIGLTFQQVQKYERGANRVGSSRLFDLGRVLDVPISYFFEDMPNAVQEKSPSKLMGVATPAPVDYEPDPMAKRETLELVRAYYKIPQASVRKRIFELTKSLAKSSTSDED
- a CDS encoding PhoH family protein: MSATPLAPIAAPIHLQFEDNRLLPQLFGQHDQNLARIEQELGVSMVPRGNQLAISGPTDAVATAKQVVTGLYQRLKRGLEVDAGEVDAALRMTREDDRLEPNLFEGGNGKDGMAIRTARRHITPRSAMQAKYMRMLHEHELVFGLGPAGTGKTYLAVAVAVAMLTKGAVDRIILSRPAVEAGEKLGFLPGDMREKVDPYLRPLYDALNDMLPGDQVVKRMTSGEIEVAPLAFMRGRTLAHSFVILDEAQNTTPMQMKMFLTRLGQGSRMAITGDLSQIDLPSGTKSGLKDALEAVEGIDGLSVARFSEVDVVRHPLVARIVGAYDARDRKAAGKG
- the ybeY gene encoding rRNA maturation RNase YbeY, with amino-acid sequence MTSAAPSLKIGIVVADKAWEKALPDAAKIARKVTRRAILGALAARALPRKRLKEAGKFVLDITLDNDRGVRHLNRDYRGKDKPTNVLSFAALDAGLPPKGVPPSYPWALGDVVLALGTVKREAKEQGKDLSQHYCHLVVHGVLHLLGFDHENDREARAMEKLERDILAGLGWPDPYHLK